A window of Aquibium oceanicum genomic DNA:
TGCTGGTCTTTTCCGGCTACAAGATGATGATGGCGGGGGACGAGATGATCGATCCCGGCGACAGCCGCATCGTACGCTGGCTGCAGAAGACGGGGCGCGTGACGAACGAGTACGAGGGTTCGAAATTCCTCGTCGTGCGGCAGGGACTGCTTTACATGACGCCCCTGTTCGTCGTGCTGGTGACGGTCGAGTTCACCGACCTCGTCTTCGCCATCGATTCCATCCCGGCCGTGCTGGCGATTTCGAACGATCCCTTCATCGTCTTTTCCTCCAACGTCTTCGCCATCATGGGTCTGCGGGCGCTGTTCTTCGTCCTTTCCGGCATGATGCGCGATTTCCACCACCTGAAGACCGGACTTTCGCTGGTTCTCATGTTCATCGGCGCCAAGATGCTGCTTGCGCATTTCATCAAGATCCCGTCGACGATCGCGCTTCTCGTGACGGCGCTGATCATCTTCGGCTCCGTCATCGCCTCGATCCTGACGCGCGAGAAGGAACAGGGCGACGAGCGCGGCTGAGCCGCGTCCTGTTCTTCGCGGAAGGAAATCTCATCACCGGACACAGCCGAGTGTCGATTCGGCAACACTCTTTCAACGCGGGTTGTTGTAGAAGGTAACGGGGGAGCCAATCGCCGCGATGCCGCCACAAACGGGTCGCAACTGGTTGGTTCACGGAGCGCGGCGAAAGCCGCATCTCAACAGGGTGCCTGCCGCTTCGCGGCATGAAAGACAATGAAAGTCGGAACGACATTCCGGAACTGGCAGCGGACGGCGGCACGACGCGTCGCATCTTTCGCGCTTGCGGGATCATCGGCCGGGCGAGAGAAAATTTGACGGCCATGTCCATGTCTGAGTGGACCCGCAAGGTCCTGGTCTGTGTTGCATTCGGAAGCTGCCTCTCGGTAGCCCAGAGCGCCCATGCGCTCGACCCGAACACCATGCGGGAGAGGGAAACCAGCCCCTGGGCGGTCTTCCGCAACGGGTTCTTCGCTTACAAGCAGGGGCACAAGCAGGAGGCGATCGAAGCCTACCGCTACGCCGCCGAGAACGGACAGCTCGGTGCGCGCTGGAAGCTGGCGCGCATGTATGCCGAGGGCGACGGCATCCGCCGCGACGACTACGAAGCGTTCAAGGCCTTCAGCGAGATCGTCCAGCAGGACGTCGAACCGGGCAGCCTGGAGGAGACTTATGTCTCCGACGCGCTTGTCGCCGTCGCCGGCTACCTGCGCAAGGGCATTCCCGGCTCGCCGGTGAAGGCCAACCCCATCGCCGCGCAGGACTACTACATGCGCGCGGCCGCCACCTACCGCAACCCGAACGCCCAGTACGAGATCGGCAGGATGTTCCTGACCGGCGAAGGCGTGAAGGCGAGCGTCAAGCAGGCCGGCCGCTGGCTGCAACTCGCGGCCGAAAAGGGCCATGCCGGCGCGCAGGCGACGCTCGGCAATCTCCTGTTCCAGAGCGGCAAGGTGGTCAAGGGCCTCGCCATGATGACCGCAGCGCTGGAACGCGCTCCGGCGGGAGACCAGATCTGGATCCGCGAGTTGCAGGAGGAAGCCTTCTCGCTCGCGGGCGAGTCCGACCGGCGCACGGCGATCGCACTCGCCGAGGACATCCTCCAGAAGGGCACGGCGGAGTAGCCGAGCCGGCGATCAGCTTTTGTCTTGAGGACCGGACATCGGTTTCGCCGGCGATGCCTGCCGTTCAGGCAGGCTGATCGACGAGATCGGGCAACCCTCGCCGATCTTCTGCCACGAGGTGTTGTTGAGGACTTTTCCGCAGCGCGCCAGCCACGAACCGCTGGAAAGCTTCAGGCAGACCGTCTCTCCCAGCGTGTAGCGCTGGCCGTTGGCGATGCACATGCATTCGTCCGCCGAGGCTTGTCCGGGAAGCGCGAAGCCAGCCCAGGCGATCGCCAATGACAGGATCGCAAGTCTCTTCATGGGATGACCATAGCACGTTCCGGCGTCCAAGCGCCAGAAGCCATTCTCAGGCCGCGTCCAGGGCCAGTTCCACGACAGCCGGGACATGGTCGGATGGCTTTTCCCAGGCCCGCACGTGCTTTTCCACTGACGCCGCGTCGAGGTGCCGGGCGGCTTCCGGCGACAGCATCAGGTGGTCGATCCGGATACCGTTGTTCTTCTGCCAGGCGCCCGCCTGATAGTCCCAGAACGTGTAGAGCGCCTCGTCCGTGACGGCGCGGATGCTGTCCGTGAAGCCGAGCAAGGAAAGTTGCCGGAAGGCGGAACGGCTCTCCGGCTGGTAGAGCGCGTCGTTCACCCAGACGTCCGGGTTTTTCGCGTCGATCGGCTGGGGGATGACGTTGTAGTCGCCGGCAAGCACGATCGGTTCCTCGAGCGCGAGCCGGTCTTTCGCCCACGCCTCCAGGCGCTCCATCCAGCCGAGCTTGTAGGTGAATTTCTCGGTGCCGACCGGGTTGCCGTTCGGGAGATAGAGCGACACCACCCGCAGCACGCCGGCGGACGTCGAAAACACGCCTTCGATGAAGCGCGCATGGTCGTCGCCGTCGTTGCCCGGCAGCCGGCAGGTGACCTCGTCGAAGCGCAGCTTCGACAGGATGGCCACGCCGTTGAAGCCCTTCTGGCCGTGCGTCTCGACATGATAGCCGAGCGCCTCGATCTCCAGCCGCGGAAAATTCTCGTCGACCGACTTGATCTCCTGCAGGCACACGATGTCGGGCTGGCTGTCCTTCAGCCAGGTGAGGAGATTGTCGATGCGCGCCTTGACGCCGTTGATGTTCCAGGTCGCGATCTTCATGGTCTCGAGTTCCCGCAGTGCGCACTCATCGGCTTTCTGACCATACTCATCCTTCCCGGCTCGGGCCAGCCAGGGCATGCGCGGGTCTGGCCGTCAGTTCGATGCCGAGCGCCTTCATCACCGCGATGGTTGTCTTGAGGGTAGGATTCCCTTTGTCGCTGAACGACCGGTAGAGCTGCTCGCGCGAAAGCCCCGTCTCGTTCGCGATCTGGGTCATGCCCTTCGCGCGCGCCACGACGCCAAGCGCGTGCGCGATATATCCGGCATCCTCGGAAGCGAACGCCTCCGCCATGAAGGACGCTATTGCCTCGTCGGAGGTCAGTCCCTCGGCGGGGTCGAACGTCGTCAGTACCTCGGCCACGTCATTCCTTCCATTCTTCAGCCAGACGTTTGGCGGTTCTGATGTCCTTCGCCTGTGTGCTCTTGTCGCCGCCACACAGGAGGACAATGAGGGTGCTGCCGCGCTGCTGGAGATAAACGCGGTAGCCGGGACCGTGGTGGATGCGCACCTCGCTTATGCCGCCACCCACCGGCTTGACGTCGCCTACGTGTCCGTAGGCCAGTCGGTCGAGCCGTGCGAAGATCAGACCGCGGGCACGCTCATCCTTGAGGCGCGTCCACCACTTCCTGAACGTCTCCGTCTGCTTCAGCTCGAACATGGAAGATAGTAGTTTTCGAACTACAAACCGTCAAGCGTCCGAAAGTTACGACCCACCTCGGGAGACATGCCCAGGTTGCAACGAAACGAGCCGGGGACATGCCCCGGCTCGCATCCGTTCGCTCGAACTCGGTCCGGTCAGACCGAATAGTACATGTCGAACTCGACCGGATGCGGGGTCATTTCGAAGCGCATGACCTCGTGCATCTTGAGTTCGATGTAGGCGTCGATCTGGTCGTCGTCGAAGACGCCGCCGGCCTTGAGGAAGCCGCGGTCCTTGTCGAGGCTCATCAGGGCCTCGCGCAGAGAGCCGCACACGGTCGGGATCTTCTTCAGTTCCTTCGGCGGCAGGTCGTAGAGATCCTTGTCCATCGGCTGGCCGGGGTGGATCTTGTTCTTGATGCCGTCGAGGCCGGCCATCAGCATCGCCGCGAAGCCGAGGTACGGGTTCGCGCCGGGATCCGGGAAGCGGACCTCGACGCGCTTGGCCTTCGGCGAGGAGCCGAACGGGATGCGGCAGGAGGCCGAGCGGTTGCGCGCCGAGTAGGCGAGCAGAACCGGAGCCTCGAAGCCGGGCACAAGGCGCTTGTAGGAATTGGTCAGCGGGTTGGTGAAGGCGTTGATCGCCTTGGCGTGCTTGATGATGCCGCCGATGTAGAACAGGCAGCTCTCCGACAGGCCGGCGTACTCGTTGCCCGCGAAGGTCGGCTTGCCGCCCTTCCAGATCGACTGGTGCACGTGCATGCCCGAGCCGTTGTCGCCGTAGACCGGCTTCGGCATGAAGGTGGCCGTCTTGCCGTATGCGTTCGCGACCTGGTGGATGACGTACTTGTAGATCTGCATCTTGTCGGCGTTGCGCGTGAGCGTGTCGAACTTGATGCCGAGTTCGTGCTGGGCGGCCGCGACCTCGTGGTGGTGCTTTTCGACCACCACACCCATCTCGGCCATGACGGTCAGCATCTCGGAGCGCATGTCCTGCAGCGAATCGACCGGCGGAACCGGGAAGTAGCCGCCCTTGACGCGCGGCCGGTGGCCGAGATTGCCGGTCTCGTAGTCGGTGTCGTCGTTCGACGGCAGTTCGCTCGAATCGAGCTTGAAGCCGGTGTTGTAGGGGTCGGCCTTGTACTTGACGTCGTCGAACACGAAGAACTCGGCCTCGGGACCGACATAGACGGTGTCGCCGATGCCTTCGGACTTCATGTAGGCTTCCGCCTTCTTGGCGGTTCCGCGCGGGTCGCGGTTGTAGGACTCGCCCGAGATCGGGTCGAGGATGTCGCAGACGACGGCCATGGTGGACTGTGCGAAGAAGGGGTCCATGTGCGCCGTCTCGGTGTCGGGCATCAGCACCATGTCGGACTCGTTGATCGCCTTCCAGCCCGCGATCGAGGAGCCGTCGAACATCACGCCGTCCGCGAACATGTCCTCGTCGACAGCCGCGACGTCCATGGTCACGTGCTGCATCTTGCCCTTCGGATCGGTGAAACGCAGATCGACGAACTTAACGTCGTTGTCCTTGATCTGCTTCATGATGTCGTTTGCTGTCGTCATCTTTCATCCCTTGTCTGACGGTGTTTTTTTTAAAGCGGACTTCCGTCTCAGATAGCGTCTATCCCGGTTTCGCCCGTACGGATACGGACGACTTCCTCGATGTTGGATACGAATATCTTGCCATCGCCGATCCGACCAGTCTGCGCCGCCTTGCGTATCGCTTCCAGAGCGGCTTCGACGGATTCGTCGCCAAGCACCACCTCGACCTTCACCTTGGGCAGGAAGTCCACGACGTATTCGGCTCCCCGGTACAGTTCGGTATGGCCCTTCTGGCGTCCGAAGCCCTTCGCTTCCGTCACCGTGATCCCCTGCAATCCGACTTCCTGAAGGGCTTCCTTCACCTCGTCAAGCTTGAACGGCTTGATGATCGCTTCGATTTTTTTCATTAGACGGGGGCCTCCGATGGATTGAGCGGCGATCGAACCCGCTTCGCCGACCCACAAGCACGAAGCATGCCAGACGAGGGTGGTTGAACGGGCGCGACAGCGATTCACGGGACGCCGCGATATCACTCCGGGTTTTGCGTCGCTACGCTTACGGGGGTTACACCGGGCGAGCCGAATGGCTTCCAGACCACCATGCTGCTTGCCCAAAAAATACGCAAGCCGCAAACATCATGAGCAGGAACGAAGTGTTTGCCCGCTGCCGCCCAAACCGTCTACGCTGCGCCTCGTTCGACGGGGTATTCGATGAGCTTTGAACTCCTGTCTCCGACGGAAATGTCGGAGGCCGACCGGCTGTCCATCGCGCGCGGACCCCATGACGGGCCGGCGCTGATGCGCAACGCCGGAGCGGCGGTCGCCCGCGAGGTACTTTCTCGCTATCCCCAGGCCCGAACGGTCCACGTCCTGGCGGGACCGGGCAACAATGGCGGCGACGGTTTCGCTGCGGCGCGGCTACTGGCGCAGGCGGGCGTGGATGCGCGCGTTTATTGCGAAGGGCGTCCGGTGGCGGGGAGCGATGCGGCGGGCGCGCTCGCGGACATGCGGCTGCCGCTGCTCGGCTTCGATGCGTTCGCGCCGGAAGAGACGGACGTCGTCGTCGATGCACTGTTCGGAGCCGGGCTGGCGCGTGCGATCGGCGGGGCTTATGCGCAAGCCGTCGAGAAGGCGAACGCTTCGGGCGCCTGTGTCGTGGCGGTCGATCTCCCCTCCGGTCTCTCCGGCGGATCCGGGCTCGTGCTCGGCACCGCGATCAGGGCCGGCGTCACCGTCACCTTCTTCCGCCTGAAGCCCGGACATCTGCTCTATCCCGGTCGCGCGCTGTGCGGCGACACGGTGCTCGCCGACATCGGCATTCCGGCCGACGTGCTTTCCGAGATCGGGCCGCGAACATTCCGCAACACGCCCGAACTCTGGCGCGAAACCTTTCCCTGGCCGCACAGCGGTTCGCACAAATATGCGCGCGGTCATGTCGGGGTCTTCTCCGGAGGTCCCTCCGCGAGCGGCGCGGCCCGCCTTGCCGCGATTTCGGCCGCGCGGGCCGGCGCCGGCGCCGTCACGGTCCTCTCGCCCAAGCAGGCGGTTCAGGTGAACGCCATGCACCTGACGGCGGTGATGTTGAAGTGGATCGACACACCCGAGGAAGCGGTCAACTTCGCGAAGGACAGGAAAATGTCGTCGGCCGTGATCGGACCGGGTTTCGGCGTGGGCGAGCGATGCGTGGAATTCTTGCTGGCGCTGGCCGGCCTCGGCGCGGAAAGCCCGTTCGGCCTGGTCCTCGACGCCGACGCGATTACGTCGTTCGCGGATGCTCCGGACAGGCTGTTCGAGGCGCTGGCGGCGATAGGTGCGCAGACCGGACGGGAGAGGGCGGTCCTGACCCCGCACGAAGGTGAATTCCGCCGGCTCTTCCCCGATCTTGCCGATGCTCAGGGCGTCTCCAAGCCGGAACGCGCCCGCCGCGCAGCGGAGCGCGCAAATGCGGTTGTCATCCTCAAGGGTCCCGACACCGTGATCGCCGCTCCCGACGGCCGCGCCGCGATCAACGTCAATGCGACGCCGTTCCTGGCGACGGCGGGCTCGGGCGACGTGCTGGCGGGCATCGTGGCGGGTCTGCTGGCACAGGGAATGCCGACCTTTGAAGCGGCGGCGGCCGGTGTCTGGCTGCACGCCGAGGCGGGAGCGCGCTTCGGCCCGGGTCTGATCGCGGAGGACCTGCCCGCTCTCCTGCCCGCCGCCCTTAGTGAACTTTACAACGGCGACAGAACGTCGTTCTGACCGGCCTCAGCGCTCTTCTTCGAGGCGCGTGACTTCGCGTTGGATCCGGTCGATGATGCGACCGGTGTCCTCGTGCATGCGCTTCAGGCGTTCCAGCTGCACGGTGATGGCGGCGAGCGGATCGGGGCCGATTTCGTCGGCCGGCGCATCGCCGACCCCGTGCAGCAGCCACACCAGATTGACGTTGAGGATGCCAGCCAGCAGCGACAGTCTCTCGACGCTGGGCTCCGAGCGATCACTCTCCCACTGCTCGATGGTCTTCTGCCTCACGCCGACGCGGCGCGCCAGTGCGGCGGTGGTCATTCCCTGCGCGTCGCGGATGCGCGAGAGGCGGCCTCCGAACGTGTCGGAATCGGGAAGTCGGTTGTGGATCGAGGTCACGACTGCCATGGAACGGTTTCCCTCCAGCTGCGGATCATTTTTGTCATAGATAGCTGTATTCGGCCTCCGTGTCGCCGCGACGAACGTCAGGTGACGTCGCCTTCGGGCACGCCGAGGCGTTCGCCATGCCAGCGCAGGTGGTCGTCCATGAACGTCGAGATGAAGAAATAGGAGTGGTCGTATCCGGCCTGCATGCGAAGCCTGAGCGGAATGCCGGCCTTGCGGCAGGCTTCCTCCAGCAGCCACGGCTTGAGGCCGTCTTCCAGGAAACCGTCGGCCTTGCCCTGGTCGACGAGGAATTCCGAAAAGCGGTAGCCATCCTCGATCAGCGAGCACGCGTCGTGGAGGCGCCAGTCGGCCTGGTTGGGGCCGAGATAGCGCTCGAACGCCTTGGCCGACCAGTCGGCCTGGGACGGATGCACGATCGGCGCGAAGGCGGAGCAGCTCCTGAAGCGCTTCGGGTTCCTGAGCGCGATGGTGAGCGCGCCATGCCCGCCCATGGAATGGCCGAAGATCGACTGGCGGTTCATGTCCGCGGGGAAGTTCGCCGCCACGAGGCGCGGCAGTTCATCGATGATATAGGAATACATGCGGTAGTTGGCGTCGTAGGGCGCCTCGGTGGCATCGAGGTAGAAGCCGGCGCCTGAGCCGAACTGCCAGTCGCCCTTGTCGTCCGGCACTGTCTCGCCGCGCGGGCTGGTGTCGGGACAGACCACGATAAGTCCGAGTTCGGCCGCGATGCGCCGGTACTCGCCCTTGTCCATCACGTTGGCATGGGTGCAGGTGAGGCCGGAGAGATACCACAAGACGGGGCAGGGACCCTTTACGGCTTGCGGCGGGACGAAGACGGCGAATGTCATGTCGCAACCGCAGGCTTCGGACGCGTGGCTGTAGACGCCCTGCACGCCGCCTTGGGATTTTGCTGTCGAAACGGTCTTGATGCTCATGGGTGCGCTGCCCGGCGAAAGCCGGAGATCTCTTCGTGAATGTATCTGGATCGCCCAAGGGGCGGAGGAAAGTGGATTTTCCTTAGCATGGAGGGTCCGGATCGCCAAACCGCCGGCGGGCTCCGACGCGCCCCGGCAAGCGTTCCGGGCTTACATCACCGCCGCCGCCGGCCGTTCGTCCTCCGGCGGGAGCACCGGCATCTCGCGCGACCGCCGTTCGATCTCCGCGTCGATCTCTTCGATGGAGGGGTTGCTTTCCTCGACCCATTTTTCGAGCCGGGCGAATTCGTCGTCGGCCATGGCCCGGTAGACCGTCACCTCCTGGCCCCTAGAAAGCACCTCCAGGCCGTTGATCGCCAGCGGGCTCGAGAGCGTCTTCCAGTTCGGCCCGAAAGTCTTGACCATGGTGTACATGGTCTTGGCCTTGAGCACGCCGACGCCGCCGGCCACGCATGCCTCGTAGAACATGTGGTGGGTCGCTTCGGCCGATCGCGTCCGCACGTCGCAGAAGTAGTCGTGGACGACCGACGCCCGCCGGTACTCGCCGACAAAGGGTGGACCGAAAGTCGTCCAGAATATTCGCGGGATCGACGCGCCGTTGATGACGGCGTCCTTCTTCACGGTCCATTTCAGTCCGGCCGCGTCGACGAAGGTGAAGGCCTTCGTCAGCTTCATGTCGCGATCCTCGCCCGGCTGCTCCAGCCAGATGACGGAGACGGTCCCGATGAACTGCGCTGCCATGCGATCCTTCCGTGAAGCTACGAGCCATGGCGGGGATGATATGATGGAGCGGAAGCGGATGGCGTGATCCGCTTCACATTCGCAGATGCGGGCGGCCTTGTTCAGGTCGTGAGCCATTCGCCATTCGGCAGAGGCGGACAATCAAGACTGCCCACCGGCATTCAGCGCCCGGCGCACCGTCCGGTCCAGGGCGCTGAGGAATTCGGATCGGTCGCGGGCGGCGAAGCTGCGGTTGAAGCCGCGGTCTTCGCCCGTTTCCCTCAGATGCTGCTTCAGATCGCGCATGGCCACCGCCATGCCGATGGATTCGGGCGTGAACGGCCGTCCGGTCGGGCCGATGACGTGGACGCCGGCCGGGACGAGGCGTGCTGCCAGCGGCACGTCGGCCGTCACCGCGATGTCGTTGGGCAAAGCGTTCTCGACGATCCAGTCGTCGGCCGCGTCCGCTCCCTTCGACACGACGACGTTGCGGATCATCGGATCGCGCGAGGGGCGCAGGCCGCCGTTGGAGACGAAGATGACGACGAGCCCGTGGCGTTCCGCGACCGTTATGGCCTCGTCCTTCACCGGGCAGGCGTCCGCATCGACGAGGATCTGCGGCAGGCGCGTGTCCGCCACCTCAGCCAAGGTTCTTGCGCGCCAGCGCCGCGCCTTCGCCGAGGGCCTTCAGTTTGCCCACCGCGACATCGCGCGACAGCGGCGCCAGGCCGCAGTTGGTACAGGGCTGGATGCGCTCCGCGTCGGCGTGCTTCAGCGCCTCGGAGATCGTCGATGCCACTTCGTCCGGTGTCTCGACCCGGCTCGTCGCCACGTCGATGACGCCGACGAGCAACTGCTTGTCGGGCAGGAGTTCGATCAGCGAGATCGGCACGCGGGAATTCGCGCATTCCAGCGACACCTGCTGGATGGAGGAGGCGTTGAGCGCGGGGAAGATCGCCTCGTACTGGCGCCATTCGTTGCCCAGCGTCTCCTTCCACTTCACGTTCGCCTCGATGCCGTAGCCGTAGCAGATATGGACGGCGGTGGCGCATTTCAGGCCGCGGGCGGCGCGCTCCAGCGCGGCGATGCCCCAGTCGTTCACCTCGTCCATGAAGACGTTGAAGGCCGGCTCGTCGAACTGCACGACATCGACGCCCGCCGCTTCCAGCTCCAGCGCCTCCTCGTTGAGGATGTCGGCGAAGGCCATCGCCATGTCGGCGCGGCGGCCGTAGTGCTTATCGGCCAGCGTGTCGCAGATGGTCATCGGGCCGGGCAGGGTCCATTTCAGCTTGCGGCCGGTGTGCGACCGGCAGAAGGCGGCTTCGTCGCGGTGCACGGGCCGGGTGCGCCGCAGGGCTCCCGTCACCGTCGGCACGTCGGCGACGTAGCGGTTGTTGCGGATGCCCATGGGCGTCATGAGCTCCCAGTCGATGCCTTCCACGCTCTCAAGGAAGCCGTGCACGAAGTGGCGCCGGAACTGCTCGCCATCCGAGACGATGTCGATGCCTGCGTCCTCCTGCTCCTTGATCCAGACGAGCGCGGCATCGCGCTTGGCCCGGTCGAGTTCGGCGCCTTCGAAGCGCCATTTCGGCCAGAGCTTTTCGGTCTCGGCCAGCCAGTGCGGTTTCGGCAGACTGCCGGCGATGGTGGTGGGGAAGAGCATTTTTCCTCGGGTCGGTTGATTGCGAAGGTCTCAGGCCACGAGGGCTGCGACGAGAGCCCACAAGGTCATGAAGATCAGGATGAGCGAGCCGGCTGTCCAGAGATTGGCGCGCATGTCGTGCGTCTGGGCGGTAAAATAGGCCACGAAGTGCAGGAGCCTCGAAGCGACATAGCCGTAGAGCAGCAGCCAGGCGAGCCAGAGCGGGGGTTCCGCGAGGACGAAGAGCAACCCCGCGACCAGGAAGAAGGGGATGTTCTCGAGGTCGTTCTGGTGGATGCGGCGGATGCGCTCGACGCGCTCGTTGGGTTCGATCTGCCTGGGATCCGGACTCGGGTTGAGGCGGGTCCTGCGCAGATCCTCGGGCGAGCGGTAGCCGCCCTTCTCCCGGATCATGCGCCAGACCGTCAGCCAGGACATCGATACCGCCTTCAGGATCATCAGGCAGGCAGCAATCGCATAGGTCTCCATCAGCGGGTTCTGAAGGCTGATGCCATCCACGGTCGTTCCCCCTCGATTCCGGCCGGCGGCGCGGAGGCGGGTACGCTATCACATCGTCGTTCGGAGCGCCCGCACGCTTCGACGCGCGCGCCGGCACAGGGTACGGCGCCTATCCGCCCAGATGACAGCGGACAAGCGTCGCCTGCACGGGGGTCTCGGGCGAGCCGATTTCCAGCCGATCGGCAGCGGTGAGCGACAGCCGGATCTGACGGTCCTCCGTTTCGCCTTCGGCGATGCAGGAAGCGGCAAGCGTCACGATGCCGTCGGCGAGCGGCGCCTCTTCGATGTT
This region includes:
- a CDS encoding TerC family protein, with protein sequence MIHHEWLWPGFLAFVAAILFFDLFVLHRKDHVISKREALITVGGYVTLAMLFAAGVFYFAGRTRGAEFLTGYLVEQALSLDNIFVIALIFSYFRVPPEAQYRVLFYGIVGAIVMRLSLIVPGVKIVDQFAVVGMALGALLVFSGYKMMMAGDEMIDPGDSRIVRWLQKTGRVTNEYEGSKFLVVRQGLLYMTPLFVVLVTVEFTDLVFAIDSIPAVLAISNDPFIVFSSNVFAIMGLRALFFVLSGMMRDFHHLKTGLSLVLMFIGAKMLLAHFIKIPSTIALLVTALIIFGSVIASILTREKEQGDERG
- a CDS encoding tetratricopeptide repeat protein, which produces MSMSEWTRKVLVCVAFGSCLSVAQSAHALDPNTMRERETSPWAVFRNGFFAYKQGHKQEAIEAYRYAAENGQLGARWKLARMYAEGDGIRRDDYEAFKAFSEIVQQDVEPGSLEETYVSDALVAVAGYLRKGIPGSPVKANPIAAQDYYMRAAATYRNPNAQYEIGRMFLTGEGVKASVKQAGRWLQLAAEKGHAGAQATLGNLLFQSGKVVKGLAMMTAALERAPAGDQIWIRELQEEAFSLAGESDRRTAIALAEDILQKGTAE
- the xth gene encoding exodeoxyribonuclease III, whose amino-acid sequence is MKIATWNINGVKARIDNLLTWLKDSQPDIVCLQEIKSVDENFPRLEIEALGYHVETHGQKGFNGVAILSKLRFDEVTCRLPGNDGDDHARFIEGVFSTSAGVLRVVSLYLPNGNPVGTEKFTYKLGWMERLEAWAKDRLALEEPIVLAGDYNVIPQPIDAKNPDVWVNDALYQPESRSAFRQLSLLGFTDSIRAVTDEALYTFWDYQAGAWQKNNGIRIDHLMLSPEAARHLDAASVEKHVRAWEKPSDHVPAVVELALDAA
- a CDS encoding addiction module antidote protein, giving the protein MAEVLTTFDPAEGLTSDEAIASFMAEAFASEDAGYIAHALGVVARAKGMTQIANETGLSREQLYRSFSDKGNPTLKTTIAVMKALGIELTARPAHALAGPSREG
- a CDS encoding type II toxin-antitoxin system RelE/ParE family toxin; amino-acid sequence: MFELKQTETFRKWWTRLKDERARGLIFARLDRLAYGHVGDVKPVGGGISEVRIHHGPGYRVYLQQRGSTLIVLLCGGDKSTQAKDIRTAKRLAEEWKE
- the glnA gene encoding type I glutamate--ammonia ligase encodes the protein MTTANDIMKQIKDNDVKFVDLRFTDPKGKMQHVTMDVAAVDEDMFADGVMFDGSSIAGWKAINESDMVLMPDTETAHMDPFFAQSTMAVVCDILDPISGESYNRDPRGTAKKAEAYMKSEGIGDTVYVGPEAEFFVFDDVKYKADPYNTGFKLDSSELPSNDDTDYETGNLGHRPRVKGGYFPVPPVDSLQDMRSEMLTVMAEMGVVVEKHHHEVAAAQHELGIKFDTLTRNADKMQIYKYVIHQVANAYGKTATFMPKPVYGDNGSGMHVHQSIWKGGKPTFAGNEYAGLSESCLFYIGGIIKHAKAINAFTNPLTNSYKRLVPGFEAPVLLAYSARNRSASCRIPFGSSPKAKRVEVRFPDPGANPYLGFAAMLMAGLDGIKNKIHPGQPMDKDLYDLPPKELKKIPTVCGSLREALMSLDKDRGFLKAGGVFDDDQIDAYIELKMHEVMRFEMTPHPVEFDMYYSV
- a CDS encoding P-II family nitrogen regulator; the encoded protein is MKKIEAIIKPFKLDEVKEALQEVGLQGITVTEAKGFGRQKGHTELYRGAEYVVDFLPKVKVEVVLGDESVEAALEAIRKAAQTGRIGDGKIFVSNIEEVVRIRTGETGIDAI
- a CDS encoding bifunctional ADP-dependent NAD(P)H-hydrate dehydratase/NAD(P)H-hydrate epimerase — protein: MSFELLSPTEMSEADRLSIARGPHDGPALMRNAGAAVAREVLSRYPQARTVHVLAGPGNNGGDGFAAARLLAQAGVDARVYCEGRPVAGSDAAGALADMRLPLLGFDAFAPEETDVVVDALFGAGLARAIGGAYAQAVEKANASGACVVAVDLPSGLSGGSGLVLGTAIRAGVTVTFFRLKPGHLLYPGRALCGDTVLADIGIPADVLSEIGPRTFRNTPELWRETFPWPHSGSHKYARGHVGVFSGGPSASGAARLAAISAARAGAGAVTVLSPKQAVQVNAMHLTAVMLKWIDTPEEAVNFAKDRKMSSAVIGPGFGVGERCVEFLLALAGLGAESPFGLVLDADAITSFADAPDRLFEALAAIGAQTGRERAVLTPHEGEFRRLFPDLADAQGVSKPERARRAAERANAVVILKGPDTVIAAPDGRAAINVNATPFLATAGSGDVLAGIVAGLLAQGMPTFEAAAAGVWLHAEAGARFGPGLIAEDLPALLPAALSELYNGDRTSF
- a CDS encoding helix-turn-helix domain-containing protein; this encodes MAVVTSIHNRLPDSDTFGGRLSRIRDAQGMTTAALARRVGVRQKTIEQWESDRSEPSVERLSLLAGILNVNLVWLLHGVGDAPADEIGPDPLAAITVQLERLKRMHEDTGRIIDRIQREVTRLEEER
- the fghA gene encoding S-formylglutathione hydrolase; the protein is MSIKTVSTAKSQGGVQGVYSHASEACGCDMTFAVFVPPQAVKGPCPVLWYLSGLTCTHANVMDKGEYRRIAAELGLIVVCPDTSPRGETVPDDKGDWQFGSGAGFYLDATEAPYDANYRMYSYIIDELPRLVAANFPADMNRQSIFGHSMGGHGALTIALRNPKRFRSCSAFAPIVHPSQADWSAKAFERYLGPNQADWRLHDACSLIEDGYRFSEFLVDQGKADGFLEDGLKPWLLEEACRKAGIPLRLRMQAGYDHSYFFISTFMDDHLRWHGERLGVPEGDVT
- a CDS encoding DUF1353 domain-containing protein, with product MAAQFIGTVSVIWLEQPGEDRDMKLTKAFTFVDAAGLKWTVKKDAVINGASIPRIFWTTFGPPFVGEYRRASVVHDYFCDVRTRSAEATHHMFYEACVAGGVGVLKAKTMYTMVKTFGPNWKTLSSPLAINGLEVLSRGQEVTVYRAMADDEFARLEKWVEESNPSIEEIDAEIERRSREMPVLPPEDERPAAAVM
- a CDS encoding YaiI/YqxD family protein, yielding MPQILVDADACPVKDEAITVAERHGLVVIFVSNGGLRPSRDPMIRNVVVSKGADAADDWIVENALPNDIAVTADVPLAARLVPAGVHVIGPTGRPFTPESIGMAVAMRDLKQHLRETGEDRGFNRSFAARDRSEFLSALDRTVRRALNAGGQS
- a CDS encoding methionine synthase, with protein sequence MLFPTTIAGSLPKPHWLAETEKLWPKWRFEGAELDRAKRDAALVWIKEQEDAGIDIVSDGEQFRRHFVHGFLESVEGIDWELMTPMGIRNNRYVADVPTVTGALRRTRPVHRDEAAFCRSHTGRKLKWTLPGPMTICDTLADKHYGRRADMAMAFADILNEEALELEAAGVDVVQFDEPAFNVFMDEVNDWGIAALERAARGLKCATAVHICYGYGIEANVKWKETLGNEWRQYEAIFPALNASSIQQVSLECANSRVPISLIELLPDKQLLVGVIDVATSRVETPDEVASTISEALKHADAERIQPCTNCGLAPLSRDVAVGKLKALGEGAALARKNLG
- a CDS encoding MAPEG family protein codes for the protein MDGISLQNPLMETYAIAACLMILKAVSMSWLTVWRMIREKGGYRSPEDLRRTRLNPSPDPRQIEPNERVERIRRIHQNDLENIPFFLVAGLLFVLAEPPLWLAWLLLYGYVASRLLHFVAYFTAQTHDMRANLWTAGSLILIFMTLWALVAALVA